Proteins encoded together in one Asterias rubens chromosome 4, eAstRub1.3, whole genome shotgun sequence window:
- the LOC117289525 gene encoding uncharacterized protein LOC117289525: MTDSSESVTLIVVLVNGVLATLLIVCCFISYFLKQRDNRIRRQLRANLAQARNASTDSSDITPMDYTESPPSYSTVLENRDVYIRRQSEIPPPDYDEVIKLHRAESCVYAQCLGIMVSLDNGHSDREQV; this comes from the exons ATGACAG ATTCCTCCGAGTCTGTAACTCTTATCGTTGTTCTTGTCAATGGAGTCCTCGCTACCCTACTTATTGTCTGTTGCTTCATCTCTTACTTCCTCAAACAAAGAGACAATCGCATCAGACGTCAACTCCGTGCCAACCTCGCACAGGCCCGGAATGCATCAACAGATAGCAGCGACATCACACCCATGGATTATACCGAAAGTCCGCCGTCGTACAGCACTGTCCTGGAAAATCGAGACGTTTACATTAGGCGGCAGTCTGAAATCCCGCCCCCTGATTACGATGAAGTTATCAAGCTTCATCGGGCAGAGTCATGTGTTTATGCACAGTGTTTGGGTATTATGGTGAGTTTAGACAACGGACATTCTGATAGAGAAcaggtttaa